In Gossypium arboreum isolate Shixiya-1 chromosome 5, ASM2569848v2, whole genome shotgun sequence, a single genomic region encodes these proteins:
- the LOC108450374 gene encoding uncharacterized protein LOC108450374 yields MEALLCKKLGDPASASVGNESEPSSSPIEVIRNYPIPQLNSPTAVRVKVKATSLNYANYLQILGKYQEKPPLPFIPGSDYAGTVDAVGPAVTKFKVGDHVCAFAALGSFASFIVQDQSLLFGLPKGCDLVAAAALPVAFGTSHVALVHRASLSSSQVLLVLGAAGGVGFSAVQIGKVCGAVVIAAARGAEKVQFLKSLGADHVVDLTNQNLTASVKGFLKSRKLKGVDVLYDPVGGKLTKESMKLLNWGAQILVIGFASGEIPVIPANITLVKNWTVHGLYWGSYSIHRPAVLEDSIQESISWMEKGLITIHISHTYSISEANLAFSALRDRKAIGKVMIVFDDMGRSKL; encoded by the exons atGGAAGCTTTATTGTGTAAGAAATTGGGTGATCCAGCATCAGCCTCAGTCGGAAATGAATCGGAACCATCTTCGTCGCCCATTGAGGTCATCAGAAACTATCCCATCCCACAATTGAACTCTCCAACTGCTGTGAGAGTCAAAGTGAAAGCCACCAGCTTGAACTATGCCAATTACCTTCAGATTTTGGGCAAGTATCAAGAGAAGCCTCCCCTCCCTTTCATTCCTGGCTCCGATTATGCTGGCACTGTTGACGCCGTCGGCCCCGCCGTCACCAAGTTCAAGGTGGGCGACCACGTCTGCGCCTTCGCCGCCCTAGGCTCCTTCGCCTCCTTCATCGTCCAAGACCAATCCCTCCT GTTTGGGTTGCCCAAAGGGTGTGATCTGGTGGCAGCTGCTGCACTCCCTGTCGCCTTTGGGACCTCGCACGTAGCTCTTGTTCACAGGGCTAGCTTGTCCTCTTCTCAG GTATTGCTAGTTCTTGGTGCCGCTGGAGGCGTTGGTTTTTCTGCTGTTCAAATTGGCAAGGTTTGCGGTGCAGTTGTCATTGCTGCTGCCAG GGGAGCTGAAAAGGTGCAATTTTTGAAGTCCTTGGGTGCTGATCATGTGGTGGACTTGACTAATCAAAATCTAACTGCAAGTGTCAAGGGGTTCCTCAAGTCAAGGAAATTAAAAGGGGTTGATGTTCTCTATGATCCTGTTGGTGGCAAGCTTACTAAAGAAAGTATGAAGCTCTTGAATTGGGGTGCTCAAATTCTTGTCATTGGTTTTGCCAGTGGTGAAATCCCTGTCATCCCAGCTAATATCACTCTTGTTAAG AACTGGACTGTGCACGGACTCTACTGGGGTAGCTACTCAATACATCGACCAGCTGTGCTCGAGGATTCCATCCAGGAGAGTATCTCCTGGATGGAAAAGGGATTGATTACCATTCACATTTCTCATACTTACAGCATATCAGAG GCCAACCTTGCATTTTCTGCACTGAGAGATAGAAAAGCCATAGGGAAAGTGATGATTGTATTTGATGATATGGGAAGGTCTAAGCTTTAA
- the LOC108450409 gene encoding autophagy-related protein 18c-like isoform X1, translating into MTSTTLSASPPLLPRPAIEPTQPPVSNDPPSFTPIHDASDINQIELLSVSWNQDYGCFAAGTSQDCRIYNCQPFKETFRRNLKTGGFKIVEMLFRCNILALVGGESNSHYPPNKVIIWDDHQSRCIGEFAFRSEVRAVKLRRDRIVVVLEHKIYVYGFMDLKLLHQIETLANPRGLCCLSHHSNTSVLACPGLYRGLIRVEHFGLNIMKLINAHDSHIACLTLTLDGLLLATASTKGTLIRIFNTMDGTRLQEVRRGVDRADIYSIALSPNFQWLAVSSDKGTVHIFHLRVRVFGGHSSSQQSSVQGPALLHQNSSTSLDALIPPSTGANPSSSLSFMRGVLPKYFSSEWSFARFHLPEDTQFIAAFGSQNTVVVVGMNGSFYRCSFDPVHGGEMLQQEYVRFLKTKT; encoded by the exons ATGACTTCAACCACGCTCTCCGCATCTCCACCTCTCCTTCCAAGGCCGGCCATCGAACCTACTCAACCCCCCGTTTCCAATGACCCGCCATCCTTTACCCCCATACACGATGCCTCTGATATCAACCAAATAGAGTTACTCTCCGTGTCTTGGAACCAGGATTATGGCTGCTTTGCTGCTGGCACCTCCCAAGATTGCCGCATTTATAATTGCCAACCCTTCAAGGAAACCTTCAGGCGCAATCTCAAAACCGGGGGTTTCAAAATTGTTGAAATGCTTTTCCGCTGCAACATCTTGGCACTTGTCGGTGGGGAATCCAATTCCCACTATCCTCCAAACAAAGTTATAATATGGGATGATCATCAAAGTCGCTGCATTGGTGAATTTGCATTTAGGTCTGAGGTTCGAGCTGTCAAATTAAGACGAGATCGCATTGTTGTGGTTCTGGAGCACAAGATATATGTCTATGGTTTTATGGATCTTAAGCTTCTTCATCAAATTGAGACTTTGGCCAATCCTAGGGGACTTTGTTGCCTTTCTCACCATTCTAATACATCTGTATTGGCTTGTCCTGGTCTTTATAGAGGCCTGATTCGAGTTGAACACTTTGGCCTTAATATCATGAAACTAATTAATGCTCATGATTCTCATATTGCCTGCTTGACCTTGACACTCGATGGCTTACTTCTTGCAACTGCTAGTACCAAGGGCACCTTGATAAGAATATTCAACACCATGGATGGAACTCGCTTACAAGAG GTGCGAAGAGGAGTGGACAGAGCAGATATCTATAGCATTGCCCTCTCACCAAATTTCCAATGGTTGGCTGTTTCGAGTGATAAAGGCACTGTTCATATATTTCACCTTCGAGTTAGAGTTTTTGGGGGCCATTCATCTTCTCAACAATCTTCTGTCCAAGGTCCAGCATTATTGCATCAGAATTCTTCAACCTCACTTGATGCACTTATCCCTCCAAGCACTGGTGCCAACCCTAGTTCATCCTTGTCTTTTATGAGAG GGGTTTTACCAAAGTATTTTAGTTCAGAATGGTCATTTGCTCGGTTTCACTTACCTGAAGATACCCAATTCATTGCAGCATTTGGATCTCAAAACACTGTTGTTGTGGTTGGCATGAACGGGAG TTTCTACAGGTGCAGTTTTGATCCCGTTCATGGGGGAGAGATGTTGCAGCAGGAATATGTCCGGTTTCTGAAAACCAAAACTTGA
- the LOC108450409 gene encoding autophagy-related protein 18c-like isoform X2, which translates to MTSTTLSASPPLLPRPAIEPTQPPVSNDPPSFTPIHDASDINQIELLSVSWNQDYGCFAAGTSQDCRIYNCQPFKETFRRNLKTGGFKIVEMLFRCNILALVGGESNSHYPPNKVIIWDDHQSRCIGEFAFRSEVRAVKLRRDRIVVVLEHKIYVYGFMDLKLLHQIETLANPRGLCCLSHHSNTSVLACPGLYRGLIRVEHFGLNIMKLINAHDSHIACLTLTLDGLLLATASTKGTLIRIFNTMDGTRLQEVRRGVDRADIYSIALSPNFQWLAVSSDKGTVHIFHLRVRVFGGHSSSQQSSVQGPALLHQNSSTSLDALIPPSTGANPSSSLSFMRGVLPKYFSSEWSFARFHLPEDTQFIAAFGSQNTVVVVGMNGRCSFDPVHGGEMLQQEYVRFLKTKT; encoded by the exons ATGACTTCAACCACGCTCTCCGCATCTCCACCTCTCCTTCCAAGGCCGGCCATCGAACCTACTCAACCCCCCGTTTCCAATGACCCGCCATCCTTTACCCCCATACACGATGCCTCTGATATCAACCAAATAGAGTTACTCTCCGTGTCTTGGAACCAGGATTATGGCTGCTTTGCTGCTGGCACCTCCCAAGATTGCCGCATTTATAATTGCCAACCCTTCAAGGAAACCTTCAGGCGCAATCTCAAAACCGGGGGTTTCAAAATTGTTGAAATGCTTTTCCGCTGCAACATCTTGGCACTTGTCGGTGGGGAATCCAATTCCCACTATCCTCCAAACAAAGTTATAATATGGGATGATCATCAAAGTCGCTGCATTGGTGAATTTGCATTTAGGTCTGAGGTTCGAGCTGTCAAATTAAGACGAGATCGCATTGTTGTGGTTCTGGAGCACAAGATATATGTCTATGGTTTTATGGATCTTAAGCTTCTTCATCAAATTGAGACTTTGGCCAATCCTAGGGGACTTTGTTGCCTTTCTCACCATTCTAATACATCTGTATTGGCTTGTCCTGGTCTTTATAGAGGCCTGATTCGAGTTGAACACTTTGGCCTTAATATCATGAAACTAATTAATGCTCATGATTCTCATATTGCCTGCTTGACCTTGACACTCGATGGCTTACTTCTTGCAACTGCTAGTACCAAGGGCACCTTGATAAGAATATTCAACACCATGGATGGAACTCGCTTACAAGAG GTGCGAAGAGGAGTGGACAGAGCAGATATCTATAGCATTGCCCTCTCACCAAATTTCCAATGGTTGGCTGTTTCGAGTGATAAAGGCACTGTTCATATATTTCACCTTCGAGTTAGAGTTTTTGGGGGCCATTCATCTTCTCAACAATCTTCTGTCCAAGGTCCAGCATTATTGCATCAGAATTCTTCAACCTCACTTGATGCACTTATCCCTCCAAGCACTGGTGCCAACCCTAGTTCATCCTTGTCTTTTATGAGAG GGGTTTTACCAAAGTATTTTAGTTCAGAATGGTCATTTGCTCGGTTTCACTTACCTGAAGATACCCAATTCATTGCAGCATTTGGATCTCAAAACACTGTTGTTGTGGTTGGCATGAACGGGAG GTGCAGTTTTGATCCCGTTCATGGGGGAGAGATGTTGCAGCAGGAATATGTCCGGTTTCTGAAAACCAAAACTTGA
- the LOC108453142 gene encoding 60S ribosomal protein L10-like produces the protein MGRRPARCYRQIKNKPYPKSRYCRGVPDPKIRIYDVGMKKKGVDEFPFCVHLVSWEKENVSSEALEAARIACNKYMAKFAGKDAFHLRVRVHPFHVLRINKMLSCAGADRLQTGMRGAFGKPQGTCARVDIGQVLLSVRCKDSNSHHAQEALRRAKFKFPGRQKIIVSRKWGFTKYNRADYLKWKSENRIMPDGVNAKLLGCHGPLANRQPGRAFLSGSA, from the exons ATGGGGAGGA GACCTGCAAGGTGTTATCGCCAAATCAAGAATAAGCCATACCCCAAATCTCGATACTGCCGAGGTGTCCCAGATCCTAAGATCAGAATTTATGACGTTGGGATGAAGAAAAAAGGTGTTGATGAGTTTCCATTCTGTGTCCATCTTGTGAGTTGGGAGAAGGAGAACGTCTCAAGTGAGGCATTGGAAGCTGCCCGTATTGCCTGCAACAAGTACATGGCCAAGTTTGCAGGGAAGGATGCTTTCCATTTGAGAGTGCGGGTTCATCCCTTCCATGTTCTGCGTATCAACAAGATGCTTTCATGTGCCGGTGCTGATAGGCTTCAGACCGGAATGAGGGGTGCTTTTGGAAAACCTCAAGGAACATGTGCCAGAGTTGACATTGGTCAGGTTCTGCTCTCTGTTCGTTGCAAGGATAGTAACAGCCATCATGCACAGGAGGCCCTCCGTCGTGCAAAGTTCAAGTTTCCTGGTCGTCAAAAGATTATTGTTAGCAGGAAGTG GGGATTTACCAAGTACAACCGTGCTGATTATCTGAAGTGGAAGTCTGAGAACAGGATCATGCCAGACGGTGTCAATGCAAAG CTTCTTGGATGTCATGGTCCTTTGGCTAATCGTCAACCTGGAAGAGCTTTCCTCTCTGGATCAGCCTAG
- the LOC108453141 gene encoding serine/threonine-protein kinase AtPK2/AtPK19-like yields MVSSRLSSLNESRINKAFQNQLLVPVGQPDSLTSDHLEFDFSDVFGPSPVQPSMEINSQNPRNLVVATESNEMLYDDPAVICNRSHSLVGPSTYVSQSLKLSKLTLRETGDSLELVEGAREEAQKELKKPSINDVILENPDDHIETHLLRQQSVGLEDFEVLKVVGQGAFAKVYQVRRNGTSDIYAMKVMRKDKIMEQNHAEYMKSERAILGKVDHPFIVQLRYSFQTKYRLYLVLDFVNGGHLFFQLYRQGLFREDLARIYTAEIVSAVSHLHANGIMHRDLKPENILLDADGHVMLTDFGLAKEFDENTRSNSLCGTLEYMAPEIVLGKGHDKAADWWSVGILLYEMLTGKPPFTGGNRQKVQDKIIKEKIKLPAFLSSEAHSILKGLLQKEASKRLGCGKGGSEEIKRHKWFKAINWKKLEAREVRPSFLPDVAGNHCVANFEECWTSMPVIDSPVASPTFGENPFKGFTYVRPVASFLQRNA; encoded by the exons ATGGTTTCCTCTCGGTTATCTAGTTTAAATGAGTCTCGCATTAACAAAGCATTCCAAAATCAGTTGCTTGTCCCTGTGGGGCAACCTGATTCTCTGACATCTGATCATCTTGAGTTTGATTTCTCGGATGTGTTTGGACCTTCCCCAGTTCAACCCTCAATGGAAATCAACTCCCAGAATCCTAGAAACCTGGTTGTTGCAACTGAATCCAATGAAATGCTTTATGATGATCCAGCTGTCATCTGTAACCGTTCACACTCCTTGGTTGGCCCCTCAACATATGTTAGCCAGTCATTGAAGCTTAGCAAGCTCACATTACGTGAAACAGGGGATTCCTTGGAACTTGTAGAAGGAGCAAGGGAAGAGGCTCAAAAAGAGCTTAAGAAACCTTCaattaatgatgttattctgGAGAACCCTGATGACCATATAGAGACTCATCTTTTGAGACAACAATCTGTGGGACTTGAAGATTTTGAAGTTTTAAAGGTTGTTGGCCAAGGTGCTTTTGCAAAGGTTTATCAAGTAAGAAGGAATGGTACCTCAGACATATATGCAATGAAAGTCATGCGCAAGGATAAGATTATGGAGCAAAATCATGCTGAATACATGAAATCTGAGAGGGCTATATTAGGAAAAGTGGACCACCCGTTCATTGTGCAGCTCAGATACTCATTCCAA ACCAAATATAGGCTGTATCTTGTTCTTGACTTTGTTAATGGGGGACATCTTTTCTTCCAACTTTATCGCCAAGGCTTGTTCAG GGAAGATTTGGCTCGCATATATACTGCGGAGATAGTATCAGCTGTTTCTCATCTCCATGCAAATGGCATAATGCACAGGGATCTAAAACCTGAAAATATTCTTCTGGATGCAGATGGACAT GTAATGCTGACTGATTTCGGCCTAGCAAAGGAATTTGACGAAAATACAAGATCCAATTCTCTGTGTGGAACTTTAGAATATATGGCACCTGAAATTGTTCTTGGAAAAGGCCATGACAAGGCTGCTGATTGGTGGAGTGTTGGAATTCTACTGTATGAAATGCTTACTGGGAAG CCACCCTTTACTGGAGGAAACAGACAAAAGGTCCAGGATAAAATAATAAAGGAAAAGATTAAGTTGCCAGCTTTTTTGTCAAGTGAAGCACACTCAATCCTCAAGGGG CTGCTGCAGAAAGAAGCAAGTAAGCGTCTGGGTTGTGGAAAAGGAGGTAGTGAGGAGATCAAACGCCATAAATGGTTCAAGGCCATTAACTGGAAGAAATTAGAGGCTCGGGAGGTTAGGCCGAGTTTTCTCCCTGATGTTGCAGGAAACCACTGCGTAGCTAATTTTGAGGAGTGCTGGACTAGCATGCCGGTTATTGATTCTCCAGTTGCCAGTCCTACATTCGGTGAGAATCCCTTTAAGGGGTTCACATATGTGAGGCCTGTCGCCTCATTTCTTCAGAGAAATGCTTGA